TTTTTCTATTCTGAATCATTGGTaagtttatcttttttttttccctatttTTCACAgttgtttttaaatattttttgtttttaatttaggaaaagtaaaattaattttgcaaaattttccttcctgtttattaagaattttttttcgtTCTCAATTTTGACTGAAATTCTGTAGCaattatgtaaaatattttcaggaattttttaattttgtttaattaaatttcacttTTGCAGTCATTAGGGCTTTGATTTTGCGTTTACTGAAATTTATACCCGAGATTTATGGGGAAAGCTTGAGTTTCCAGGCTAGGGTTGAGTAAAATTCTGCGAgttatttatagaaaaaaatggAAGATCTCTTAgtgtttttttcccctttttttataaaaaaaaaaaaaattcagtcaGCTAGCGTGTAGCGACCCAAGTCACTGAGGCTTGTTTGGACCTCGGTCTTTCAAGTCTCGGTAGGAGTGGAAAATCTTAGCATTTGAGACTTCCAGATTTTGTTAGATTTCTGCGTAAATTTTGGTCTCCATACTGATCTGGAACAGTAACTTCagtttttttcttcaatttttttaattgttgatTCGTATGGAATTTTAGAGCAGGATGTCGGGATCGGAGACAGGAGTGATGACGAGCACTGCCAGGGATCCCTTCGGCGTGGGTCTCCAGAAAAGTCAGGTAACGTCACAGCCGAGTATACAGAACATGCGATTAGCCTTCAGTGCTGATGGGACAGCCGTGTACAAACCCGTGACCACCGCTGCCTCCCCTTCGTACCAACCAACTCCTTCCGGTGCTGCCGGAGGAGGTGCTGGCGGTGTGGAAGGATCAGCCGGCGGAACCGTAGTGTCATCCCATGGGATTAATGTGAACATGAACATGGGTACCGCGCCTGAGACTATGAAGAAGAAGCGAGGGAGGCCCAGGAAGTACGGGCCAGATGGCACTATGGCTTTGGCTCTTGTACCTGCATCTCAGTCTGTAACCCAGACAAGTGGAGGCGGTTTCTCTTCTCCTCATCCCCCTGCTGGTACTGCTGTTACGAGTCCTCTTCCTTCAGGGGGACCAGTCTCGCCAACTGGGTCCAAGAAAGCGAGAGGCAGACCACCTGGTTCTAGCAAGAAGCAGCAACTTGAAGCGCTGGGTAATATTTATCTTGTTCTTTCTCATTAAAATCTGAACGGATTTATGGTATTTTTATCCTGTTTTGATATTGATCTTTTGCatgattaatatatatatatatatatatatatatatattttgcctGTCACGTGGTGAGATTGGAATGTCTTTAAGGCAACAGTGGTTGCCTTTAGAGGTTTTGACCTGTTCTTCTTGTGGTTGTTTTTTAATTGTAGTGGTGTGGTCATATTTTCTGTAGGGTCTTGGGGGGGCTTGTTTACTCTGTGTTAGTCTGTGACCCCGTGGATTCTGATAGAGGCGTGAAGTGTGACGGTTGTTGCTGATATGATGAAAGGGTTATTTGGTTCAAGTAAATATGTCTctgcaaaatagaaaaagagaaaataaaaaggataGCGATGTGGATTATGCTGGAACTTGAGATCCGTTCCTTCTGACTTCATATTCTTGTATGGCAAAATTACATATCTGCCCTTGCTATTATGCTCTAGTGTTCCTGTCTCTCAAGTTATAGATTAATTTCTCATCAACATTTTTATGCTGTTTATTACTTGCATATTCTAGATAATTGCTTTggtaaaattcaattaataagCAATAAGtcaaatttagtattttaatgtGGTAAAGTagttaatttttacttttttgaaataattttgttTCAGTTGTTATACATATTgcataaaaaatttctttagTGAAAAAAAGTTCTTGGAATTTAAACcataattgaaaattatttatttttctttatctaTTTGAGAGAATAGAAATTCTTTTCATTAGTTGATTTTTTATGCGCCAGATAcatgaattttattatattattctcCTTGGCCTGTTTATGCATTTCAAACTTTTACTTGTGATATCATGCTGGCCCGTGATTCACTGCACCTGTACTACGATTTACTCACCGAGTTTCTTTTCACAGGATCAGCTGGGGTTGGATTTACACCACATGTTATCACTGTGAAAGCTGGAGAGGTTTCTGCTTgtcctttatatatatatttatattcccCCTAATTTTTGTTCTTTCTAATTAATGTGGTGAATTTTTATTGTTGTGACTGAACTATTCCATAACttttttttgaataattatGATATTTTGATTATATCATATGTTGATAGCAACTGTTAATAATGTTATATATCATTTGTAACTAATCTCACATGCCCTGTTaatgttcaaaattttatgttcAGCTACAATTTTTTGGTCGCAAATTTACCGATGTATTTCTATTCAGCTCATTCTTTTGGTCACAAATTTACAGATGTATTTCTTCCAGTTCTGTCATCAGGGTTTAATTATCTTGACGGTAATAACTGAAGGATGGATGATTTTTGCATTTCTAATGCTTGAAACAGTGGAATCTTCAAAATCTTTTCATCTACTATGGGAACAGATTTCCATCTATTATCTGGTTATTATGATTTATGCAAGGTACATGGAGAGACCATTGTTCTCTTAGACTGGTTTTTCCTGTATGAAAGCCAGAAAGATTGTATGGTGTGAACGTGATTTCCCATTTTGCAATGATTTATGCATTTTTCTCTGCTTCCAATTTAAGCTGAAGCAATGAGAAGACATTTTGAATTCATGCAACAACTAAAGGCTTAATTCCAAACTAGTTCAGGTCGACTGTATGGATCTTTTTTCGCTGTACAGCTTTTActtcataaatttatataaattcaacaTGCTTGTgaggttttaaaaaaattatataaaggaCTTTTTTACAAAGTTTACAAAAACATTTTTTAGGTATATTTTACTTGAGAATAGTTAGTTAGAAGTTCACTATGGTTAAATGGTGACCATGTTAGAAATAAACTGGCACAACCTTCATGATACTAATAAGATTATATGTGAGTGAGACATGTCTCTTTCAGTTAAATATTGTTGTATTAGACTATAGATATCCATATACTATGTTGAAAGAGTACTTAAGAAGCTTTTGTCTTTATAACATATCTGTCTCCTACATTACTTGAACCTTAACTGCGTGAAGTTATTGGATATGGATATGTGTATTGTTCAGCGTTTGGACTCGCCAAATTTCCCAAATTCATAGATTCTTTAATTAAGTGAAGTGTCATTGTATCATATTAATGTACTAGTATCCTGATCAAATATGTCAAGGTACTATGACAAGTCAAAGTAACTATGCCTGTGTCATGTACTGATAATCCTTGGATATGTCATAGATTGAGACTTTTAAACTCttttaaattcaaatgaatATCATGGTTTTAGTTATTGCATGCTTAAGGATGCCTATCAAATGTTCCTTAAACTGCAAAAAATTGCATACATTCTTAGTTTCTATAAATATAATAGAGGTCTGTAATGTTGCTTCAACTAATGCATGAAGAAACAATTGTGCAATTAAACTGATAAAATCTATGGAATTTTGGTCACAGGCATTGTTTTATTGTATGGATTGATGTGAAAATCTACCAAATTTTCTAAAttccatatattttttttttcaaagaaaaattaaagtgaAGTATTATTGAATCATTAAGTATCCTTATCAAATGTTGAGGTACTTGAAAAGTCGAAGTAACTATGCCTGTGTTATGTACTGATAATCCTTGGATATGTCACAGTTATGAGTCTTTTagaatgttttaaattaaaatgaatatcATGGTTCTAattatttcatgcttaaggTTACTAATCAGATGTTCCTTAAACTGTAAAAGATGCATATATTTTGAGTTTCTATAAATATAATAGTGGTCTGTAATGTTGCTTTAACTAATGCATGGAAagtaatatttatgcaattaagTTATTACTTAACCCTGATCTCCATTTTAGAGGTAAAGcactatattattataaaaaattatactaaaaacCTTTGTTGGCCACTTTAGCCCTTGTCATCATTTGTCTGCCTCTCATTTCTTCACTTTTTAAAACAAGGTCTATGCTAGTCACAACCTACAACTGATAATGCTATAACAGAGCGGGACGATATCGTGACTGccatatttatcattttaatttagAGATGCTACTATCAAAAATTTCCTTATCATATTTCTTCCCCAATTACGGATGCATCCTGTGTCATATACTTGTCATTGGTTCTGTGCATGGGCTCTTAGCTTTGATGTGAATATCATGGCAATTACATGTTGGAGCATTGCATTGATGTGAAAATCGTGGAATTACATGTAGGAATGTCGCATTCATGTGAAAAGCATGGAATTACGTTAGGAGCATTGTCCACAAATCTTTGTATTGTTTGGATTGATTTGTGTCTGAAACATGTGCATAGTTCTGGAGCAGTGTGGTATACTATTGACATCCAATATTACAAACTAGACATGACAGCTCACTTTATTTCCAATATCAAACCAATGCTTCCTATTTTATTTACTACTTTTCATTTTGAACATGGAATGTAAGTGTCATAAGAAAATAATGGAAATGACTTTGAGGAATATTTTCCATAAGTTCTCAACATGTTTATTGTATGTTTGGAACTTGAAACAAGCACACGGTTCTCAATATTTTAACATCTAATAGACTGAGATTCTAACCTGGACATAGCACCTCATATGcaagggtttagggtttagcaTTTGTGAACGACCAAAGACATGCACAAATGAAAGCCATCACTTGGATTGATGTACCAATAGTAGGAAGATTAATGATGTAATTTATAAATGAAATCTTAAAGGTAATGTTATTAGTTCCCTTaacatatatgtatattttattttggtgTATCAGTCTTGACAGTGTTTTTGGCATATATGTTGCTGATGTTGTCTCTTTGGTTTGTTCCTAGCTGGTGAATTTGTGTTTTTATTCTGTTACATGCTTATTTTGCTTGGTATTGAGGTGTTTAATCAGAAGCTGACATGATATTTtatgctttatttatttatttatttgtaggATGTATCATCAAAAATAATGTCATTTTCTCAGCATGGTCCAAGGGCTGTTTGTATCTTATCAGCAAATGGTGCGATATCTAATGTGACTCTTCGCCAACAGGCTTCATCTGGTGGAACTGTTACTTATGAGGTTTGTCATGTTACTTCAGTTCTAGTAGACTGGTGACTACATGTGTGTCATGTAACTTCAATTTTAATAGACTGGTGACCacatgtgtatgcatgcttgcaCAATGCACACACAGTGTGACACTCCTCAGATTGGCTTGTGAAATGTTGGGATTCTGCAGCTGATCCATGATTATTGAATGGGCTAATTGTGCAAGATAAACCTTGTGTCATTTATCAGTCAATGGAGACGCATTTTTGTAGATCGAAGATATCCTTCAGCTTATTAAGCCTGTGGCGATGAATctaaatgtatagaaatgaaGCTTTCGTGTTCATCTGCATTTGTGGATGTATTCTTATTGCAGGGCTGGATGTGGCGTCAATACTCCATAGAACAACTAGCTTCTGAGGGTTGCTTAAATTGATGGCTGGGCAAAATGTTGATTATTAAATTctgtattttatttaaaatcatacatgCTTAAATCAGCTTTAACTTGGTTTCCCTTCTCATGACCCATGGCATTACGTGACCTTTTTGTTTAAATCAACTTTAAAAAGTTTACTCGCAGAGCTTTAATTCAGATTTAACAGGCAATTTTTCTCATTGCAGGGGCGATTTGAAATTTTGTCTCTGTCGGGCTCATTTCTGCCATCAGAAAATGGGGGTCAAAGGAGCAGAACTGGGGGATTAAGTGTGTCTTTATCTGGGCCAGATGGTCGTGTGCTAGGTGGTGGTGTAGCTGGTCTTCTAACAGCTGC
The sequence above is a segment of the Manihot esculenta cultivar AM560-2 chromosome 5, M.esculenta_v8, whole genome shotgun sequence genome. Coding sequences within it:
- the LOC110615714 gene encoding AT-hook motif nuclear-localized protein 10 isoform X1, encoding MSGSETGVMTSTARDPFGVGLQKSQVTSQPSIQNMRLAFSADGTAVYKPVTTAASPSYQPTPSGAAGGGAGGVEGSAGGTVVSSHGINVNMNMGTAPETMKKKRGRPRKYGPDGTMALALVPASQSVTQTSGGGFSSPHPPAGTAVTSPLPSGGPVSPTGSKKARGRPPGSSKKQQLEALGSAGVGFTPHVITVKAGEDVSSKIMSFSQHGPRAVCILSANGAISNVTLRQQASSGGTVTYEGRFEILSLSGSFLPSENGGQRSRTGGLSVSLSGPDGRVLGGGVAGLLTAASPVQVVVASFISDGRKESKLANQIEPLSAVTKFAPALGTTGPSSPPSRGTLSESSGGPGSPLNQSTGACNNSNPQGISILPWK
- the LOC110615714 gene encoding AT-hook motif nuclear-localized protein 10 isoform X2 is translated as MSGSETGVMTSTARDPFGVGLQKSQVTSQPSIQNMRLAFSADGTAVYKPVTTAASPSYQPTPSGAAGGGAGGVEGSAGGTVVSSHGINVNMNMGTAPETMKKKRGRPRKYGPDGTMALALVPASQSVTQTSGGGFSSPHPPAGTAVTSPLPSGGPVSPTGSKKARGRPPGSSKKQQLEALAGVGFTPHVITVKAGEDVSSKIMSFSQHGPRAVCILSANGAISNVTLRQQASSGGTVTYEGRFEILSLSGSFLPSENGGQRSRTGGLSVSLSGPDGRVLGGGVAGLLTAASPVQVVVASFISDGRKESKLANQIEPLSAVTKFAPALGTTGPSSPPSRGTLSESSGGPGSPLNQSTGACNNSNPQGISILPWK